From a region of the Takifugu flavidus isolate HTHZ2018 chromosome 20, ASM371156v2, whole genome shotgun sequence genome:
- the slc27a6 gene encoding long-chain fatty acid transport protein 6, translating into MSLYLGLVCAGLLFALALQKLRFPYFWRDLFFLFRVVRYGVKLELFRLTSSVCTVLDRFVQQAQRIPDKPFVVYDGRVHTYQDVDRRSNRLANVFHNTAKLKKGDCVAVLMSNEPDFLCVWFGLAKAGCSVAFLNTNIKSKSLLHCFTCCGATTLIVGSDLVESLDGILSTLLEDKIQVWTMRSQWRNSQVHTLLDKLDAASDQPVPAELRACTSLKTPTLYIFTSGTTGLPKAAVISQLQSLKAAAGFWAFGGTEEDVVYIPLPLYHSAASLVGIGGTIQLGATCVLKKKFSASKFWSDCREQGVTIFQYIGELCRYLCNQPKNDLDRDHKVRMGVGNGLRPDVWREFHNRFGKIRMCEVYGSTEGNLCFMNHIGKIGTVGRSNALYKLLFKYDLVKYDMMKDQPAKDQRGFCQRVDKGETGLLLSKVSSISPFFGYAGSKSLTEKKLMRDVFAKGDVYFNTGDLMVEDQHGFICFRDRVGDTYRWKGENVATTEVAESLGLVDFIQEVNVYGVEVPGQEGRAGMAAVITRPGATFDGKKLFEHAMRDLPAYARPLFIRLQEEMEMTSTFKQQKFQLVQSGFNPSRVLDPLYVLDSQQQNYVPLTDSVYQNILSGEHRL; encoded by the exons ATGTCTCTCTATCTGGGCCTCGTCTGCGCCGGGCTGCTGTTCGCCCTCGCCCTCCAGAAGCTCCGCTTCCCCTACTTCTGGAGGgacctcttctttctctttaggGTCGTCAGGTACGGCGTGAAGCTGGAGCTCTTCAGACTCACCTCCAGCGTGTGCACGGTCCTGGACCGGTTCGTCCAGCAGGCGCAGCGCATCCCCGACAAGCCGTTCGTGGTCTACGACGGCCGTGTCCATACCTACCAGGACGTGGACCGGCGCAGCAACAGGCTGGCCAACGTGTTCCATAACACCGCCAAGTTGAAGAAGGGAGACTGCGTCGCTGTGCTGATGAGCAACGAGCCCGACTTCCTGTGCGTCTGGTTCGGCCTGGCCAAGGCGGGCTGCTCGGTGGCGTTCCTCAACACCAACATCAAGTCCAAGTCTCTGCTGCACTGTTTCACCTGCTGCGGCGCCACAACGCTGATTGTTGGATCAG ATTTAGTGGAAAGTCTGGATGGCATCCTGTCCACGTTGCTGGAGGACAAGATCCAGGTGTGGACCATGAGGAGCCAGTGGAGGAACTCACAGGTACACACGCTGCTGGATAAGCTGGACGCTGCATCTGACCAGCCTGTGCCTGCTGAATTACGTGCCTGCACCTCTCTTAAAACCCCCACCCTGTACATCTTCACCTCTGGAACCACtg GGCTCCCCAAGGCTGCCGTCATCAGTCAACTCCAGAGcttgaaggcagcagcaggattTTGGGCCTTCGGGGGGACTGAAGAGGACGTGGTTTACATCCCTCTGCCCCTTTACCACAGCGCGGCGTCCCTCGTTGGTATAGGCGGGACCATCCAGCTGG gtgctACTTGTGTGTTGAAGAAGAAGTTCTCAGCCTCCAAGTTCTGGAGCGACTGCAGGGAACAGGGTGTAACTATTTTCCAGTACATCGGTGAGCTCTGCAGGTACCTGTGCAACCAGCCGAAG AATGATTTGGACAGAGACCACAAGGTTCGTATGGGGGTTGGAAATGGGCTGCGACCTGATGTCTGGCGGGAGTTTCACAATCGCTTTGGGAAGATCAGAATGTGTGAGGTGTACGGCTCCACCGAGGGAAACCTCTGCTTCATGAACCACATCGGCAAAATAGGAACGGTTGGCCGCTCGAATGCTCTCTACAAG CTTCTCTTTAAATACGATCTGGTCAAGTACGACATGATGAAGGACCAGCCGGCCAAGGATCAGCGTGGCTTTTGTCAGAGGGTGGATAAAG GTGAGACGGGCCTCCTGCTGTCCAAGGTCAGCTCCATCAGCCCTTTTTTTGGCTACGCTGGCAGCAAAAGTCTGACCGAGAAGAAGCTGATGAGAGACGTGTTTGCCAAGGGAGACGTGTACTTCAACACGGGCGACCTGATGGTTGAGGACCAGCATGGCTTCATTTGTTTCAGAGACAGAGTGGGAGACACCTACAG GTGGAAGGGCGAAAATGTGGCGACAACAGAGGTGGCCGAATCTCTGGGACTGGTGGACTTCATCCAGGAGGTGAATGTGTATGGAGTGGAAGTACCAG ggcaggagggcagagcTGGGATGGCGGCCGTGATCACCAGACCTGGGGCCACCTTTGATGGGAAGAAGCTCTTTGAACATGCCATGAGAGACCTCCCTGCCTACGCACGGCCGCTCTTCATCAGACTCCAG gaggagatggagatgacCAGCACCTTCAAGCAGCAGAAGTTCCAGCTGGTGCAGAGTGGATTCAACCCCTCCAgggtcctggaccccctctatGTTTTGgactcccagcagcagaactACGTTCCTCTGACAGACAGTGTCTACCAGAACATCCTGTCAGGAGAACACAGGCTCTAG